One window of Candidatus Woesearchaeota archaeon genomic DNA carries:
- a CDS encoding DUF552 domain-containing protein, giving the protein MSGFFSKLKEKVMGEDISSEIMGEAEHDGYVELGTESNADSSKIVVRPFILEDFESIKPILDSLREGHTVALINIKPLKDKDLVELKRAINKLKKTSDAIEGDIAGFGDDWIAAVPAFAHIHRGKAEAKKKEEVNEVTEFSRE; this is encoded by the coding sequence ATGAGTGGTTTTTTTTCAAAGCTAAAGGAAAAGGTGATGGGTGAAGACATAAGTTCAGAAATCATGGGAGAGGCAGAGCACGATGGTTATGTCGAGTTAGGGACGGAGTCTAACGCTGATTCTTCAAAAATTGTGGTAAGGCCGTTTATACTGGAAGATTTTGAAAGCATTAAGCCGATTCTGGATTCCCTCAGGGAAGGCCATACTGTTGCATTAATCAACATAAAGCCCCTTAAGGACAAGGATCTTGTTGAGCTCAAGAGGGCCATCAATAAGCTTAAGAAAACATCAGATGCAATCGAGGGTGACATAGCGGGCTTTGGCGATGACTGGATTGCTGCAGTGCCTGCCTTTGCGCATATTCATAGGGGAAAGGCAGAGGCAAAGAAAAAGGAAGAGGTTAATGAGGTAACTGAATTCTCCAGGGAATAA
- a CDS encoding ZPR1 zinc finger domain-containing protein produces MAKEEPAVLKGQQCPICNKKTLSLIEDERNIPYFGKCYLFSMSCSSCHYHKADVEAQEKHPPARHALEISSEEDMNIRVIKSAAAVIKIPHMVTVEGGESSNGYITNVEGILSRIRKVIEYARDNEEDNSARKKAKNQLKKLQRVMWGQEKLKLIIDDKTGNSAIISEKAAKTKL; encoded by the coding sequence ATGGCAAAAGAGGAACCTGCAGTTCTCAAGGGCCAGCAATGCCCCATATGCAATAAGAAAACCCTCTCTTTAATCGAAGATGAAAGGAATATACCTTATTTCGGGAAATGCTATCTTTTCTCCATGAGCTGCTCAAGCTGCCACTACCATAAGGCAGATGTGGAAGCCCAGGAAAAACACCCGCCGGCAAGGCATGCGCTGGAAATAAGTTCTGAAGAAGACATGAATATTCGCGTAATAAAGAGCGCTGCAGCAGTAATCAAAATCCCCCACATGGTAACTGTTGAAGGAGGGGAAAGCTCCAATGGCTACATCACCAATGTCGAGGGCATACTCTCCAGGATAAGGAAGGTTATAGAATATGCAAGAGATAATGAGGAGGATAATTCTGCGAGAAAGAAAGCAAAAAACCAGCTCAAGAAGCTCCAGAGAGTGATGTGGGGCCAGGAAAAGCTTAAGCTTATCATCGATGACAAGACAGGGAATTCAGCCATAATATCAGAAAAAGCAGCAAAAACAAAGCTTTAG
- a CDS encoding triose-phosphate isomerase, which translates to MARKPLIAGNWKMNKTAAEAKAFLEELKNRDIPEDRDVLVCPAFTSLNEAARLLKGSKIFFGAQNMHFKESGAFTGEISPLMLKEIGCDYVILGHSERRHVFGEEDVLINNKVKGALKHGLNPILCVGETIEQRKDNKTSEIIKEQVLEGLRDVSEISKVTIAYEPVWAIGTGETATPRQAEAIHIFIRALVSHRYSDAVGKGMRILYGGSVKPSNIKNIMAEEDIDGVLVGGTSLDIEQFSRLVNFDN; encoded by the coding sequence ATGGCCAGAAAGCCCCTGATAGCAGGAAACTGGAAGATGAATAAGACAGCTGCAGAGGCAAAGGCTTTTCTGGAGGAACTGAAAAATAGAGATATCCCGGAAGACAGGGATGTTCTTGTCTGCCCTGCTTTTACCTCACTGAATGAAGCAGCCAGGCTGCTGAAGGGAAGCAAAATATTTTTCGGGGCGCAGAACATGCATTTCAAGGAAAGCGGCGCTTTCACCGGGGAGATTTCCCCTTTGATGCTGAAAGAGATTGGCTGCGATTATGTTATATTGGGCCATTCAGAGAGAAGGCATGTGTTCGGTGAGGAAGACGTATTAATAAACAACAAGGTGAAGGGTGCGCTGAAGCACGGGCTGAATCCCATACTCTGCGTTGGGGAAACTATAGAGCAGAGAAAAGACAACAAAACAAGCGAGATAATCAAGGAGCAGGTTCTGGAAGGCCTAAGGGATGTCAGTGAGATATCAAAAGTCACCATAGCTTATGAGCCTGTGTGGGCTATAGGCACCGGAGAGACAGCAACGCCGAGGCAGGCAGAAGCAATACATATATTTATCAGGGCTTTGGTTTCACACAGGTATTCTGATGCTGTAGGAAAGGGCATGAGAATATTGTATGGCGGAAGTGTAAAGCCCTCCAATATCAAGAATATAATGGCTGAGGAAGATATAGACGGTGTCCTGGTAGGGGGGACTTCCCTTGATATAGAGCAATTCTCCAGGCTGGTTAATTTTGACAATTAG